The DNA segment GCCATTTCTGATGCAATTAAGAAATTGATAGATGATGGCGACCTTCGCAAAAATATGGGCAGACTGAATCGTAAAATCGTCAGAATCCTTATGAGTAACTCTGCAAAGTCACGCGCTCTACTCGGTGTTTACAGTTCTTACACTAAGGATGATCCGAAGACCGAACCTCTTGATATTGACGCTATTATGGAAGAGTAGGTTCGGTTTAAAGCTGTTTTGACACTTTTATGATGCGTGCTGTATGCCTTTATGGTCAGCGTGCGGCAGTTCGTAACAAGTGAGGAGTGGCATTAGTAATGGAAGCATCCGCTATTGAAAATTATTGGGCCGGAATAGACGGTTCCGTCCGTCCGAAATTGCTTTTAGGCTCAGTCGGTGGAAAGCATTTATTAGAAACCGGAATGCGGTGTCTGGAATCAGATCCACAGCTTGCGGTTGAAATCCTGCTCGCGGCATATGCGGCGAATCCTTTTGACGGTAATACTGCGCAGCAGCTTTTAAATATTGAAACGCTTGTTTCTTTTTTTCCGCTGTCTGTCGCCCGATGCATTTCAGCCGTCGGTGAAAATTGGATACGACCGGATAATATTTCTTATTTTTTACGAATCACTTCCAAGCGAGACACCCGGAAAATCAGCTCTTACATTCTTTCCTGTATTGAGAAAGAACCGCGTAATTTATTCTGGATTCAACAGGGCCTTATTTATGCCGGTGCCAATTCAGATTTTGAATTTGGTGTAAAATTACTTTCCGCAGAATTCAGTCCTGAACTTATGCCTGCTGTTAATGCGGCTAAATCCTTTTTTCTTTTTATGTCCGGGGATAATGTTCAATCTTTCAAGTCCTTGCGTTCCGCTTCCGAGTCCTTCGGCATTGAAAATTTTGCAAACTTAGCGGCTTCCGTTGCTTTGGCGCTTGATGACCGGGAATCTGCCGTGAGCCTTCTTTCCGGCTCTGTGCAGGTTCAGCCTTGGCGAAGCTCCGAGACTTTACGTCTGCATGATCTGGTGCGCGGTTTAGATGTTCAAAAGGATCAGCTTGCCGGCAGTGTTGCAATACTTTTATATTCTTTCAATAAATTTGAGGAGCTGGATGCAACCCTTGGGTCTTTGCATCGCTCTGAATTAAATGATGCCAAA comes from the Maridesulfovibrio ferrireducens genome and includes:
- a CDS encoding glycosyltransferase, yielding MEASAIENYWAGIDGSVRPKLLLGSVGGKHLLETGMRCLESDPQLAVEILLAAYAANPFDGNTAQQLLNIETLVSFFPLSVARCISAVGENWIRPDNISYFLRITSKRDTRKISSYILSCIEKEPRNLFWIQQGLIYAGANSDFEFGVKLLSAEFSPELMPAVNAAKSFFLFMSGDNVQSFKSLRSASESFGIENFANLAASVALALDDRESAVSLLSGSVQVQPWRSSETLRLHDLVRGLDVQKDQLAGSVAILLYSFNKFEELDATLGSLHRSELNDAKIFMLDNGSSDSTAEVLDRWQQEFGDRMVRIDLPVNVGAAAARNWLMNVPEVKECDFAVYLDDDVEVQPDWLMRLGSAVQEYPDAGVWGCKVVDYISPAVMQSVDLHLIQPPGEEGAGPEVDLTRIAPNPFKVSDLHHQVLDGGYFDYMRPCASVTGCCHMFRTEKLLDNGGFSLFLSPSQYDDMEHDLRNCLKGEFAVYQGHLRILHRKNTGAASRVSVMQEGNALGNKYKMQAMHPRSEILGIMADEERLLQRDLEKKIKYLAENGFLESLSPESDTEE